One part of the Bacteroidota bacterium genome encodes these proteins:
- a CDS encoding UbiA family prenyltransferase, which translates to MSGHKMQNEFSVHAENTASFGRRFYIYQKERFPLLGHGLLVSAFSFSATAYSRLCRGAVGFIPWPTFLIGIFTTVSLFLLVRIFDEFKDAEDDAKYRKNLPVPRGLVSLKELGIVGAILILLQITINFIFLPKMLLIYFIIIAYLSLMGKEFFAASWLKKHQFWYVTSHMFIIPLIDIYSSGLDWLLEGVEAPVGLLFFFAVSYMNGIVIETGRKIRRPEDEAEGVLTYTSMLGTNRGVFLWLTSLMVTLLLSIAACNYAGFGTTAFIVLGIVFIFCATPALLFLKNKTASFAKMIEKASGIWTIAMYLTLGAAPMLSKLFSGT; encoded by the coding sequence ATGAGTGGCCATAAAATGCAGAATGAGTTTAGTGTACATGCTGAAAACACGGCTTCATTCGGTAGACGATTTTACATCTATCAGAAAGAACGATTTCCATTGCTTGGACATGGCCTATTGGTGAGCGCCTTTAGCTTTTCCGCTACGGCCTATTCCAGGCTCTGCAGGGGAGCTGTTGGATTTATTCCCTGGCCGACGTTCCTGATTGGTATATTCACCACCGTTAGCCTCTTCCTGCTCGTGAGGATTTTTGATGAATTCAAAGACGCGGAAGATGATGCAAAGTACCGTAAAAATCTACCCGTACCCAGGGGATTAGTGTCTCTGAAAGAACTGGGAATTGTAGGTGCTATTTTGATACTATTACAAATCACGATCAACTTCATTTTCCTGCCAAAGATGTTGTTGATCTATTTTATCATCATTGCCTACCTCTCATTGATGGGTAAGGAGTTTTTTGCTGCCAGCTGGCTCAAGAAACACCAATTTTGGTATGTAACCTCTCATATGTTTATCATTCCGCTGATCGATATTTATTCCAGTGGTCTTGACTGGCTATTGGAAGGTGTAGAAGCACCCGTTGGATTATTGTTTTTCTTTGCCGTATCTTATATGAACGGAATTGTAATAGAAACCGGACGAAAAATACGCCGACCGGAAGACGAAGCAGAAGGTGTACTGACCTATACGTCGATGCTTGGAACGAATCGTGGTGTTTTTCTTTGGTTAACTTCACTAATGGTCACTTTGCTCTTAAGCATTGCCGCTTGTAACTATGCAGGATTTGGAACCACCGCCTTCATCGTGCTGGGAATTGTTTTCATATTTTGCGCAACACCGGCCTTGCTCTTCCTGAAAAACAAAACGGCAAGCTTTGCGAAAATGATTGAAAAAGCTTCCGGCATCTGGACGATTGCCATGTATCTGACCCTGGGCGCGGCGCCTATGTTGTCTAAATTATTTTCCGGTACATGA
- a CDS encoding hydroxymethylglutaryl-CoA reductase — protein MSSSTDKTTAALKAIIALRNPATLIEEIQHKADQELTVQSLPVELSASAEGIQSRHEFLRNKTGKAITYLSGKNQFSSLEQLNGNIENYIGMSMVPTGVIGPLRVIGSAADGDYYVPLATSEGALVASYHRGAKACFLAGGATSICLVEGVQRSPLFKFKNIAELGQFLIWLLPQMEEFKKIVGSTSRYASLTDMQSNIEGNQLILTFEYHTGDASGQNMVTMCTDAICQYIIENSPVQPVFWFIESNYSGDKKATSRSFSNVRGKKVTAEITLSEKIVTEVLKTSPQAMSAYWISSTLGIIQSGAIGAQGHYANGLAALFLATGQDVACVSEASIGITRMEVTAAGDLYASVTLPNLIVGTVGGGTGLPTQKECLELMDCYGVGNARKYAEICGALILAGELSIAAALSAGHFTSAHKKFGRKK, from the coding sequence ATGTCATCTTCTACCGATAAAACAACCGCAGCATTAAAGGCCATCATAGCCTTGCGAAATCCGGCTACATTGATTGAAGAAATTCAACATAAGGCGGATCAGGAATTAACTGTCCAATCCTTGCCTGTTGAATTGTCTGCTTCAGCAGAAGGTATTCAAAGCCGTCATGAATTTCTCCGTAATAAAACAGGGAAAGCAATCACTTACCTCAGCGGCAAAAATCAATTTTCTTCTTTGGAACAATTGAATGGCAATATTGAAAATTATATTGGCATGTCGATGGTACCTACCGGAGTAATTGGTCCATTGCGGGTGATTGGTTCAGCGGCAGATGGGGATTACTATGTTCCTCTTGCTACGAGCGAGGGAGCTCTTGTTGCTTCTTATCACCGCGGGGCGAAAGCTTGCTTCCTTGCGGGAGGGGCTACTTCTATTTGTCTGGTGGAAGGTGTACAGCGAAGCCCTTTGTTTAAGTTTAAAAATATCGCTGAACTCGGGCAGTTTCTCATCTGGCTCTTGCCACAAATGGAGGAATTCAAAAAAATCGTTGGAAGTACCAGCAGGTATGCGTCATTGACAGACATGCAGTCGAATATCGAAGGCAATCAACTTATTCTCACCTTTGAATACCATACCGGTGATGCTTCCGGACAGAACATGGTGACGATGTGTACCGATGCGATCTGCCAGTATATCATTGAGAATAGCCCTGTTCAGCCTGTATTCTGGTTTATTGAAAGCAATTATTCCGGCGATAAGAAAGCGACTTCGCGGTCATTCAGTAACGTTAGAGGAAAAAAAGTAACCGCAGAGATTACGCTTTCAGAAAAAATTGTAACTGAAGTATTGAAGACCTCGCCACAGGCCATGTCAGCTTATTGGATCTCCTCCACACTGGGCATTATTCAAAGTGGTGCTATCGGTGCACAGGGACATTATGCGAATGGATTGGCCGCTTTATTTCTTGCTACCGGTCAAGATGTAGCCTGTGTTTCTGAAGCTTCAATAGGTATCACCAGAATGGAAGTCACCGCTGCAGGAGATCTATATGCGAGTGTAACCCTTCCAAATTTAATTGTAGGTACTGTGGGTGGCGGAACCGGACTGCCTACTCAAAAAGAATGTCTGGAGCTCATGGATTGTTATGGTGTGGGCAATGCCCGAAAATATGCGGAGATTTGCGGGGCATTGATTCTCGCAGGTGAATTGTCAATTGCAGCAGCTTTATCCGCCGGTCATTTTACTTCCGCTCATAAAAAATTCGGAAGAAAGAAATGA
- a CDS encoding putative metal-binding motif-containing protein, protein MNMKCTLLFVSLTALILMPAASNAQCPSGCNPLSGGYFISYVPQCYGENYQVTFQAAFEYAYDCNGGWWPWYTNNFTFSADFNTTYCATLYSTCYSSSPFQYCCDWDINNNCIQYCLDCNTSSYQIQQTTQVTTGSAPICNISVSATKTDASGFGLGCSPGSITVSASTNACNGWYAFIERLNDEFGPQTFSGYVDSSNPTLGGLQNGTYLITAYSNPGGCQATTSIIVGQNNCQMDVSTSVNNPLIAGCNNGEIKISAITNNCQGYQSTLMTTDSVTVTSCISVSGDTCSFLFLPPGNYLIKTTDYPYALSSCTRWNAITIADAPCVSPWTISATSASGYGCNDGSFTIRDTTTNCTNFSPVSIYQFTKQNYYTYLYLFNYIDKEFNYPGWPPGWYFFNATAGYTNYYGQYISCDIWDSIYIEPSCILTTSYFTSPASVTGCPNGEINVTATTNACSGYTADILSTTDSSTIFAQQTAASGVAINWNTVPPGNYLVRIRTNPFYDTLCEEIIPITIADAPCVSPWTISATSASGYGCYDGSFTIRDTTTNCTNFSTVSIYQFNKQNYYTYLYLANYPDKEFNYPGLPPGWYFFNATAGYTNYYGQYISCDIWDSIYIEPACILTATYSTSPASVAGCFNGEIKVTATTNACYGYSADILSTTDSSTIFAQQAAASGVELSWNTIPPGNYLLRIRTSPFYDTFCEEIIPFTIADAPCVSPWTISATSASGYGCYDGSFTIRDTTTNCTNFSTVSIYQFNKQNYYTYLYLANYPDKEFNYPGLPPGWYFFNATAGYTNYYGQYISCDIWDSVYIAPSCSIQTTYNIVSGCGVSILASTSITNSCNGHLANLSDSAGNLLYSIYNTSGVTTFFNNLIDGTYILTITSIPQGCQTTDTMQVTADIPNIYFADNDGDNFGNPALSTFACTAPIGYVTDSTDCDDTNPGVNPLASEINNGIDDNCNGNTDEFTSITLHLKIYIEGYYLGNGVMSAVLDPFTLPNICDSITVVLREPIAPFSPIHSTSSIIDINGNGVFNFPAAVNNQLYYIEVINRNTIATWSKLPILFDSPVLNYDFTD, encoded by the coding sequence ATGAACATGAAATGCACCCTACTCTTTGTTTCGCTTACTGCCTTAATTCTAATGCCTGCTGCCTCCAACGCTCAATGTCCTTCCGGTTGCAATCCACTCAGCGGCGGTTATTTCATCAGTTATGTACCTCAATGTTATGGAGAAAATTATCAGGTAACTTTTCAGGCTGCTTTTGAATATGCCTATGATTGCAATGGGGGTTGGTGGCCATGGTATACCAATAACTTTACTTTTTCAGCGGATTTCAATACTACCTATTGCGCTACATTGTATTCTACTTGTTATTCCTCGAGCCCCTTTCAATATTGCTGTGACTGGGATATTAACAACAACTGCATTCAATACTGTCTCGATTGCAACACCTCCTCTTATCAAATACAACAGACTACGCAGGTAACTACAGGTAGTGCGCCTATATGTAACATATCTGTAAGTGCAACCAAAACAGATGCATCCGGCTTTGGTCTTGGCTGTTCCCCTGGATCAATAACAGTGTCCGCCTCCACCAATGCCTGTAATGGTTGGTATGCATTTATCGAACGCTTAAATGATGAATTCGGCCCTCAGACATTCAGTGGCTATGTAGACTCATCAAACCCTACACTGGGTGGCCTTCAAAATGGAACGTATTTGATTACGGCTTATTCCAACCCCGGAGGTTGTCAAGCAACAACTTCGATCATCGTTGGACAAAATAATTGCCAAATGGATGTTAGTACTTCTGTTAATAACCCTCTTATAGCTGGCTGTAATAATGGCGAAATAAAAATCAGTGCCATTACAAACAATTGCCAGGGTTATCAGTCCACATTGATGACCACTGATAGTGTCACGGTAACCTCATGCATTTCTGTTTCCGGTGATACTTGTTCTTTCTTGTTTTTACCTCCCGGAAATTATTTAATAAAAACAACAGATTATCCATATGCGCTCAGTTCCTGTACCAGATGGAATGCAATCACCATCGCCGATGCTCCCTGTGTAAGCCCCTGGACCATCTCTGCTACATCAGCAAGCGGATATGGCTGTAACGATGGAAGTTTTACCATCCGAGATACTACAACGAATTGCACCAATTTCTCTCCAGTGAGCATCTATCAATTTACTAAGCAAAATTATTATACCTATCTGTACTTATTCAATTACATCGACAAAGAATTCAATTATCCCGGATGGCCACCCGGTTGGTATTTCTTCAATGCAACTGCTGGTTATACCAATTACTATGGCCAATACATCTCCTGCGATATTTGGGATTCTATTTATATTGAACCTTCCTGCATACTCACTACCTCCTATTTTACTTCACCTGCAAGTGTTACCGGTTGTCCGAACGGAGAAATTAATGTGACCGCTACCACCAATGCCTGTTCCGGATATACGGCCGATATTTTAAGCACAACAGATAGCTCTACCATCTTTGCACAACAAACTGCAGCAAGTGGAGTCGCCATTAACTGGAACACTGTTCCGCCCGGAAATTATTTAGTACGCATCCGAACCAATCCTTTTTATGACACCCTATGTGAAGAGATTATTCCCATCACCATCGCCGACGCTCCTTGTGTAAGTCCCTGGACCATCTCTGCTACATCGGCAAGCGGATATGGCTGTTACGATGGAAGTTTTACTATCCGAGATACGACGACAAACTGCACTAATTTTTCTACAGTTAGCATCTATCAATTCAACAAGCAGAATTATTACACCTATCTGTACTTAGCCAATTACCCTGATAAAGAATTCAATTATCCCGGACTGCCTCCCGGATGGTATTTCTTCAATGCAACTGCAGGTTATACCAATTACTATGGCCAATACATCTCCTGCGATATATGGGATTCCATTTACATTGAACCTGCTTGCATCCTCACAGCCACCTATTCTACTTCACCTGCCAGCGTGGCCGGTTGCTTCAATGGTGAGATAAAAGTCACCGCCACTACCAATGCCTGTTATGGGTACTCAGCCGATATTTTAAGTACCACTGACAGCTCCACTATCTTTGCCCAGCAAGCTGCAGCAAGCGGCGTTGAACTTAGCTGGAATACCATTCCTCCCGGAAACTATCTATTACGCATCCGAACATCTCCTTTCTACGATACTTTCTGCGAAGAAATTATCCCTTTCACCATCGCCGACGCTCCTTGTGTAAGTCCCTGGACCATCTCTGCTACATCGGCAAGCGGATATGGCTGTTACGATGGAAGTTTTACTATCCGAGATACGACGACAAACTGCACTAATTTTTCTACAGTTAGCATCTATCAATTCAACAAGCAGAATTATTACACCTATCTGTACTTAGCCAATTACCCTGATAAAGAATTCAATTATCCCGGACTGCCTCCCGGATGGTATTTCTTCAATGCAACTGCAGGTTATACCAATTACTATGGCCAATACATCTCCTGCGATATTTGGGATTCTGTCTATATTGCTCCGAGTTGTTCGATTCAAACAACTTACAACATTGTTAGTGGTTGCGGGGTTTCCATCTTAGCTTCCACTTCAATAACGAATAGCTGCAATGGTCATCTTGCTAATTTATCGGATAGTGCAGGGAATTTATTGTACAGCATTTATAACACTTCAGGAGTGACCACATTCTTCAATAATCTGATTGATGGAACATATATTTTAACTATCACCTCCATACCACAAGGTTGTCAAACAACGGATACTATGCAAGTAACTGCGGATATTCCTAATATTTATTTTGCGGATAATGATGGGGACAATTTCGGAAATCCGGCTTTAAGCACATTTGCCTGTACAGCACCTATAGGTTATGTAACAGACTCCACCGATTGTGATGATACCAATCCGGGTGTTAATCCACTCGCTTCTGAAATCAACAATGGAATTGATGATAATTGCAATGGAAATACGGATGAATTTACAAGTATAACATTACACTTAAAAATCTATATTGAAGGTTATTATTTGGGAAATGGAGTAATGTCCGCAGTTCTTGACCCATTTACTCTACCCAATATATGTGACAGTATCACCGTTGTTTTACGTGAACCCATAGCACCTTTCAGCCCCATTCATTCTACATCATCCATCATCGATATCAATGGAAATGGTGTGTTTAACTTTCCCGCTGCAGTAAACAATCAATTGTATTATATTGAAGTAATTAACAGGAACACCATTGCAACCTGGTCAAAGCTACCTATCCTGTTTGATTCCCCTGTATTAAATTATGATTTTACTGATTAA